A window from Longimicrobium sp. encodes these proteins:
- a CDS encoding sigma 54-interacting transcriptional regulator — MTQLATTLGALRASGYRTRSVKAEMRENLIARLKDGHTMFPGIVGYDDTVVPALANAVLARHNFILLGLRGQAKSRILRQLATLLDPEIPVLAGSEVNDDPFAPISKYGRELLRDAGDDAPIEWIGPDRRYVEKLATPDVTVADLIGDMDPIRAARGGHLLSDELTINFGLLPRANRGIFAINELPDLSGKVQVGLFNVLQEGDIQIKGFPVRMPLDVMLVFSANPEDYTARGKIITPLKDRIGSEILTHYPRTTEEGMEITRQEAYLSRDGGSMEVSIPPFVAELVERVAFLARDDKRIDRRSGVSQRMPISVMETAVSNAERRAVIAGEPRILPRIADVYAAMPSIT; from the coding sequence ATGACCCAGCTCGCGACCACGCTCGGCGCCCTGCGCGCCTCCGGTTACCGAACCCGCTCCGTGAAAGCGGAGATGCGCGAAAACCTGATCGCCCGGCTCAAGGACGGGCACACCATGTTTCCCGGAATCGTGGGCTACGACGACACCGTGGTCCCCGCGCTGGCCAACGCCGTCCTGGCGCGGCACAACTTCATCCTGCTGGGGCTGCGCGGGCAGGCCAAGAGCCGCATCCTGCGCCAGCTGGCCACCCTGCTGGATCCCGAGATTCCCGTCCTGGCCGGCTCGGAGGTGAACGACGACCCGTTCGCCCCCATCAGCAAGTACGGCCGCGAGCTGCTGCGCGACGCGGGCGACGACGCCCCCATCGAGTGGATTGGGCCGGACCGGCGTTACGTGGAAAAGCTGGCGACCCCCGACGTGACCGTGGCCGACCTGATCGGCGACATGGACCCCATCCGCGCGGCGCGGGGCGGCCACCTGCTCAGCGACGAGCTGACCATCAACTTCGGGCTGCTGCCGCGCGCCAACCGCGGCATCTTCGCCATCAACGAGCTGCCGGACCTGTCGGGCAAGGTGCAGGTGGGGCTGTTCAACGTGCTGCAGGAAGGCGACATCCAGATCAAGGGCTTTCCCGTGCGGATGCCGCTGGACGTGATGCTGGTGTTCAGCGCCAACCCCGAAGACTACACGGCGCGCGGCAAGATCATCACGCCGCTCAAGGACCGCATCGGTTCCGAGATCCTCACGCACTATCCGCGGACGACGGAAGAGGGGATGGAGATCACGCGGCAGGAGGCCTACCTGTCGCGCGACGGCGGCTCGATGGAGGTGAGCATCCCCCCGTTCGTGGCCGAGCTGGTGGAGCGGGTGGCGTTCCTGGCGCGCGACGACAAGCGCATCGACCGGCGCAGCGGCGTGTCGCAGCGCATGCCCATCTCGGTGATGGAAACGGCCGTCAGCAACGCCGAGCGCCGCGCGGTGATCGCGGGCGAGCCGCGCATCCTGCCCCGCATCGCCGACGTGTACGCGGCCATGCCCTCCATCACC
- a CDS encoding biopolymer transporter ExbD — MAMISGGTRGGFTASINMTPMIDVLLVLLIIFMVVQASLQRGLSVHVPAPKTDGPVSPPGTESLVLEVEPGGRFALNQKQLDGARLTEELQAVFANRPRKLLYVKASEQLSYGEVIHAFDASRAAGVDIIGLMPGH; from the coding sequence ATGGCGATGATTTCGGGGGGAACGCGCGGCGGGTTCACGGCTTCGATCAACATGACGCCGATGATCGACGTGCTGCTGGTGCTGCTGATCATCTTCATGGTGGTGCAGGCCAGCCTTCAGCGCGGGCTGTCGGTGCACGTACCCGCGCCGAAGACGGACGGGCCCGTGTCGCCACCGGGAACGGAGAGCCTGGTGCTGGAGGTGGAGCCGGGCGGACGCTTCGCGCTGAACCAGAAGCAGCTGGACGGCGCACGGCTGACGGAGGAGCTGCAGGCGGTGTTCGCGAATCGTCCGCGCAAGCTGCTGTACGTGAAGGCGTCGGAGCAGCTCTCGTACGGCGAGGTGATCCACGCCTTCGACGCCAGCCGCGCCGCGGGCGTCGACATCATCGGCCTGATGCCGGGGCACTGA